One window of the Candidatus Polarisedimenticolia bacterium genome contains the following:
- a CDS encoding AcvB/VirJ family lysyl-phosphatidylglycerol hydrolase → MMRTLLLLALLIITTDPAWAGSKDAAARGDFQEETITVPILGRVTTYHPLPLRRARGVVLFVSGDGGWKLGVLGMAKRLAGEAVVVGISMPAWQEIAEKQKSPCWYPAGELEAIAQAVEKIYKFPEYVRPVLVGYSSGATVVYGALVQAPRGSFAGGVSLGFCPDLEVRRPVCGQGEWKPTYDPVKHRSMLPLPSVDLSGPEGAPGWIALQGKVDQVCDANAMSRFVEEVRGGKMILLPKVGHGFGVTRNWGSSFDEAVGSFLEGGSIWETRRGKEPSKAPNRAPEEINRRIDSLNLPLVVTWPESAKGVLIFLSGDGGWMELDQEVASHLHDAGVAVIGWSTLRYFWGERTPAEFRRDLARVAGSLPEETPLFAGGYSFGAEVVAVTLSQAEERTGPLGRIPGLILLGPGRYATFEVSPLDWIFSSATPTAHPVRPALESATGLDVLCLESGSPADSGCPQEPRSGLTRLHLRGSHHFGGDYEALARRIAAFMAAPDRPDGDSSP, encoded by the coding sequence ATGATGCGGACGCTCCTTCTTCTGGCGCTTCTCATCATCACAACCGATCCCGCATGGGCCGGGTCGAAGGATGCCGCGGCGCGCGGCGATTTCCAGGAAGAGACCATTACCGTCCCGATCCTGGGCCGGGTCACGACTTATCACCCTCTCCCCCTACGTCGCGCGCGGGGCGTGGTGCTCTTCGTCTCGGGAGACGGAGGGTGGAAGCTCGGCGTGCTCGGCATGGCGAAGCGGCTCGCCGGGGAAGCGGTCGTGGTCGGAATCTCCATGCCTGCCTGGCAGGAAATCGCCGAGAAGCAGAAGTCGCCGTGCTGGTATCCGGCGGGGGAGCTGGAGGCAATCGCCCAGGCCGTGGAGAAGATCTACAAGTTTCCCGAATACGTCCGGCCCGTCCTGGTCGGGTACTCTTCGGGGGCCACCGTCGTCTACGGCGCGCTGGTCCAGGCCCCGCGCGGATCGTTCGCCGGAGGGGTAAGCCTCGGCTTCTGCCCTGATCTCGAAGTAAGGCGTCCCGTCTGCGGCCAGGGTGAATGGAAACCAACCTACGATCCTGTGAAACATCGCTCGATGCTCCCGCTCCCGTCCGTAGATCTTTCCGGCCCGGAGGGCGCCCCCGGCTGGATCGCGCTGCAGGGCAAGGTGGACCAGGTCTGCGACGCGAACGCCATGAGCCGCTTCGTGGAGGAGGTCCGCGGGGGAAAGATGATTCTCCTTCCCAAGGTCGGCCACGGATTCGGAGTCACGAGGAACTGGGGGAGCTCCTTCGACGAAGCGGTGGGATCGTTCCTCGAAGGCGGCAGCATCTGGGAGACGCGGCGGGGCAAGGAGCCCTCGAAGGCGCCGAACCGGGCGCCCGAGGAGATCAATCGGCGGATCGATTCGCTGAATCTCCCGCTCGTGGTGACTTGGCCCGAATCGGCCAAGGGGGTGCTGATCTTCCTCTCCGGCGACGGCGGCTGGATGGAGCTGGATCAGGAGGTCGCCTCCCATCTTCACGATGCCGGCGTAGCGGTCATCGGCTGGAGCACGCTCCGTTACTTCTGGGGCGAGCGGACGCCGGCGGAGTTTCGGCGCGATCTGGCGCGCGTCGCCGGCTCGCTTCCGGAGGAGACGCCGCTGTTCGCCGGAGGGTATTCTTTCGGGGCGGAAGTGGTCGCCGTCACGCTCTCGCAGGCGGAGGAGCGGACCGGACCACTCGGCCGGATTCCCGGCCTGATCCTGCTGGGGCCGGGACGCTACGCCACGTTCGAGGTGAGCCCACTCGATTGGATCTTCTCGAGCGCCACTCCCACCGCCCATCCGGTGCGCCCCGCTCTGGAGAGCGCGACGGGTCTCGACGTCCTGTGTCTCGAATCGGGCTCGCCGGCCGACTCGGGCTGCCCTCAGGAGCCTCGGTCCGGTCTGACGCGCCTCCACCTGCGCGGCTCCCACCATTTCGGAGGGGACTACGAGGCGCTCGCCCGGCGCATCGCCGCCTTCATGGCGGCGCCCGACCGCCCCGACGGCGATTCCAGCCCATAA
- a CDS encoding phosphoribosylamine--glycine ligase has product MAIAPKKFLFVSRMGLIHDLAIKVSQEGHEVRYCILSKADKDVADGFLTKVDDWEAEKSWADLFVFDDSGFGDVCEKLRKEGRLVIGGTKYSDKLEDDRDFGQSEMKAAGMTTLPYWDFSSFDTAIEFIRANPDRYVVKPNGKAQNDKVLSFVGQEEDGRDVVTMLERYRKGSKIRGFQVQKYVAGVEVAAGAFFNGKDFILPAFINFEHKRMFNDDIGPSTGEMGTSGFWTGEVQLFRDTLAKMRDRLAGYVGYIDINCVANSRGVYPLEFTTRFGYPTINLQIEGVLSKWGEFLVALAAGESFDLRTKRGFQICVVIGVPPFPFVDPDAFRKYSEDAVVLFKKEIKEGLHPCDIKLVDGDWRLAGNSGYALVVSGSGPTMDDARRETYGRVKSVMIPNMFYRTDIGERWHRDGDLLQTWGLLAVPSPRP; this is encoded by the coding sequence ATGGCGATCGCGCCGAAGAAGTTCTTGTTCGTCTCGCGCATGGGACTCATTCACGACCTCGCCATCAAGGTCTCCCAGGAAGGCCACGAGGTCCGCTACTGCATCCTCTCCAAGGCCGACAAGGACGTGGCCGACGGCTTCCTCACGAAAGTGGACGACTGGGAGGCGGAGAAGAGCTGGGCCGATCTCTTCGTGTTCGACGACTCCGGCTTCGGGGACGTCTGCGAGAAGCTCCGCAAGGAAGGGCGTCTCGTCATCGGCGGGACGAAATACAGCGACAAGCTCGAGGACGACCGCGACTTCGGCCAGTCCGAGATGAAGGCGGCCGGGATGACGACGCTCCCCTACTGGGACTTCAGCTCGTTCGACACGGCGATCGAGTTCATCCGGGCGAATCCCGATCGGTACGTCGTCAAGCCGAACGGCAAGGCGCAGAACGACAAGGTGCTGTCGTTCGTCGGCCAGGAGGAGGACGGGCGCGACGTCGTGACGATGCTGGAGCGCTATCGCAAGGGCTCGAAGATCCGCGGCTTCCAGGTGCAGAAATACGTCGCCGGCGTCGAGGTCGCGGCGGGCGCCTTCTTCAACGGGAAGGATTTCATCCTGCCCGCGTTCATCAACTTCGAGCACAAGAGGATGTTCAACGACGACATCGGCCCTTCCACCGGCGAGATGGGCACCAGCGGCTTCTGGACCGGGGAGGTCCAGCTGTTCCGCGACACGCTGGCGAAGATGCGCGACCGGCTCGCCGGTTACGTGGGATACATCGACATCAACTGTGTCGCCAACAGCCGCGGGGTGTATCCGCTGGAGTTCACGACCCGCTTCGGCTATCCAACGATCAACCTCCAGATCGAAGGAGTCCTGTCGAAATGGGGCGAGTTCCTCGTCGCCCTGGCCGCGGGCGAGAGCTTCGACCTGCGCACCAAGCGCGGCTTCCAAATATGCGTGGTGATCGGCGTCCCTCCGTTTCCCTTCGTCGATCCCGACGCTTTCCGCAAGTATTCGGAGGATGCCGTGGTCCTGTTCAAGAAGGAAATCAAGGAGGGTCTCCACCCCTGCGACATCAAGCTGGTGGACGGCGACTGGCGCCTCGCCGGAAATTCCGGCTACGCCCTCGTCGTCTCCGGTTCCGGCCCCACGATGGACGACGCCCGACGCGAGACCTACGGCCGCGTGAAGAGCGTCATGATCCCGAACATGTTCTACCGCACCGACATCGGCGAGCGCTGGCACCGCGACGGCGATCTCCTCCAGACCTGGGGATTGCTGGCGGTGCCCAGCCCGCGCCCTTAG